The proteins below come from a single Vitis vinifera cultivar Pinot Noir 40024 chromosome 9, ASM3070453v1 genomic window:
- the LOC100263412 gene encoding N-terminal acetyltransferase A complex auxiliary subunit NAA15 isoform X3 codes for MGASLPPKEANLFKLIVKSYETKQYKKGLKAADAILKKFPDHGETLSMKGLTLNCMDRKSEAYELVRLGLKNDLKSHVCWHVYGLLYRSDREYREAIKCYRNALKIDPDNIEILRDLSLLQAQMRDLAGFVETRQQLLTLKPNHRMNWIGFAVAHHLNSNGAKAIEILEAYEGTLEDDYPPENERCEHGEMLLYKISLLEECGFIQRAYEELLKKEFKIVDKLAVKEQLVSLFVKLDCLEEGDKLYRALLSMNPDNYRYYEGLQKCVGLFSENGLYSPDEIDRLDALYKSLGQEYRWSSAVKRIPLDFLQGEKFREAADNYIRPLLTKGVPSLFSDLSPLYDHPNKADILEQLILELEHSVRTTGGYPGREEKEPPSTLMWTLFLLAQHYDRRGQYDIALTKIDEAIEHTPTVIDLYSVKARILKHAGDLEAAAALADEARCMDLADRYINSECVKRMLQADQVALAEKTAVLFTKDGDQHNNLHDMQCMWYELASGESYFRQGDLGRALKKFLAVEKHYADITEDQFDFHSYCLRKMTLRAYVEMLKFQDRLHSHAYFRKAASGAIRCYIKLYDSPSKSAAEEEDEMSRLLPSQKKKMRQKQRKAEARAKKEAEGKNEETSASGVSKSGKRHVKPVDPDPHGEKLLQVEDPLSEATKYLKLLQKNSPDSLETHLLSFEVNMRKQKILLAFQAVKQLLRLDAENPDSHRCLIRFFHKVSSMDAPVTDTEKLIWSVLEAERPSFSQLHGKSLTEANISFLEKHKDSLTHRAAVAEMLSVLEPEKKAEAIKLIEDSNDNLVST; via the exons ATGGGTGCTTCGCTTCCTCCCAAAGAAGCCAATCTCTTCAAACTCATCGTT AAATCATATGAAACTAAACAGTATAAGAAGGGATTGAAGGCAGCAGATGCTATATTGAAAAAGTTTCCAGATCATGGAG AAACTTTGTCAATGAAGGGATTGACTTTGAATTGCATGGATCGCAAATCAGAAGCATATGAACTTGTCCGGTTAGGACTAAAG AATGACCTCAAAAGCCATGTTTGCTGGCATGTCTATGGTCTCCTTTACCGATCAGACCGAGAATACAGGGAGGCGATCAAATGTTATCGGAATGCCCTGAAGATTGATCCAGATAACATTGAAATACTACGGGACCTCTCCCTCTTGCAG GCACAAATGCGGGACTTGGCAGGTTTTGTTGAAACAAGACAGCAACTTCTGACTCTGAAACCAAATCATCGGATGAATTGGATAGGATTTGCGGTTGCTCATCATTTAAACTCAAA TGGTGCAAAAGCAATTGAAATCCTTGAAGCATATGAAGGGACATTAGAAGATGATTATCCTCCAGAAAATGAACGCTGCGAGCATGGGGAAATGCTTTTATACAAG ATTTCCTTATTAGAGGAGTGCGGCTTTATTCAGAGAGCTTATGAGGAGTTGCTGAAGAAAGAGTTTAAAATT GTGGATAAATTAGCTGTCAAGGAGCAACTTGTTTCTCTTTTTGTGAAGCTTGATTGCCTAGAAGAAGGTGATAAATTGTACAGGGCATTACTTTCCATGAATCCTGACAATTACAG aTATTATGAAGGCCTGCAAAAGTGTGTTGGACTTTTTTCAGAGAATGGTCTGTATTCTCCTGATGAAATTGATCGTTTAGATGCCTTGTACAAATCGCTTGGACAGGAATATCGTTGGTCATCTGCTGTTAAG aGAATACCGCTTGATTTTCTACAAGGTGAAAAATTCCGGGAGGCAGCTGATAACTATATTAGGCCTCTGCTAACCAAG GGAGTTCCTTCATTGTTCTCCGATCTTTCTCCTTTGTATGATCACCCTAATAAG GCAGACATTCTGGAGCAACTGATTCTTGAGCTGGAGCATTCAGTTAGGACAACCGGGGGATACCCTGGGAG GGAAGAAAAAGAGCCCCCTTCAACACTTATGTGGACTCTGTTTTTATTGGCTCAG CACTATGACAGACGGGGCCAATATGACATTGCTCTCACTAAAATTGATGAGGCTATAGAGCACACTCCGACTGTTATTGATTTATACTCAGTCAAG GCCCGAATATTGAAGCATGCAGGTGATTTGGAAGCTGCAGCAGCCTTGGCAGATGAGGCTAGGTGTATGGATCTTGCAGATCGCTACATAAATAGCGAATGTGTTAAGCGTATGCTGCAGGCAGATCAG GTGGCTCTTGCAGAAAAAACAGCTGTGTTGTTCACAAAAGATGGGGATCAGCATAACAACCTTCATGACATGCAGTGCATGTG GTATGAACTTGCTTCTGGCGAAAGTTACTTCCGGCAAGGTGATCTTGGACGGGCCTTGAAAAAGTTTTTAGCAGTAGAGAAGCACTATGCTGATATTACCGAAGACCAATTTGACTTCCATTCTTATTGCCTAAGGAAAATGACATTGCGTGCCTATGTGGAAATGCTGAAATTTCAAGATCGGTTGCATTCACATGCGTATTTTCGCAAAGCAGCTAGTGGAGCTATCAG ATGCTATATAAAATTGTATGATTCTCCTTCAAAGTCAGCTGccgaagaagaagatgaaatgTCAAGGTTACTTCCTtctcagaaaaagaaaatgaggcaAAAGCAGAGGAAGGCAGAAGCCAGAGCTAAGAAA GAGGCAGAAGGAAAAAATGAGGAAACAAGTGCTAGTGGTGTCTCCAAGTCTGGAAAGCGACATGTAAAGCCTGTAGACCCAGATCCACATGGGGAGAAGTTATTGCAG gTTGAAGATCCATTGTCGGAAGCTACAAAGTACTTAAAGCTGCTTCAGAAGAACTCACCTGATTCATTGGAAACACACTTGCTTTCTTTTGAAGTGAATATGAGAAAGCAGAAGATTTTGCTTGCCTTTCAG GCTGTAAAGCAGCTCCTAAGGCTGGATGCTGAAAATCCAGATTCGCATCGATGCTTG ATTAGATTTTTCCATAAAGTGAGCTCTATGGATGCTCCAGTGACTGACACAGAGAAGCTCATTTGGAGTGTTTTAGAAGCAGAGCGCCCTAGTTTCAG TCAGTTGCATGGAAAATCTCTCACCGAGGCGAACATCTCTTTCCTTGAGAAACACAAAG